In the genome of Flaviflexus ciconiae, one region contains:
- a CDS encoding HRDC domain-containing protein, with product MKLDEPRGGIPPLISTPEGMATAIAALKKGTGPFAVDTERAQGIRYSGRAYLIQIKREGSGIFLIDPPPLSDMMPQLAEVLAEDEWILHAADQDLPSLTGEGLQAPSLWDTEVAALLLGDERVSLQAVISNDQDIQLAKEHSNSDWSARPLAPALLSYAALDVELLIEERKIQMERLEEIGRMEWMVQECNHLLTAPPKKINPEPWRKIASSQRIRDPRGLSILRELWWERDEIAKARDVGPEKVLPARALGALAASMPKSVEEVRSSSAVRSRSRQVLIERWWEAIERGWESKDLPGRHAATKDGLPDVRNWKNQNPEAARRWDIVRPTVLARAEEIGIRQEVLLKPAIQRDLAWTGWNTVDQMVEVLYRSGARPWQIEEVAIRLPRSGEDE from the coding sequence GTGAAGCTTGATGAACCGCGCGGTGGAATCCCACCGCTCATTTCCACGCCCGAGGGCATGGCCACAGCCATTGCCGCCCTGAAGAAGGGCACCGGCCCGTTCGCGGTCGACACCGAAAGGGCTCAGGGGATCCGATATTCGGGCCGCGCCTACCTTATTCAGATTAAGCGCGAAGGCTCCGGGATCTTCCTCATTGACCCGCCGCCACTGTCGGACATGATGCCACAGCTCGCTGAAGTCCTTGCCGAAGACGAGTGGATTCTGCACGCTGCCGATCAGGACCTGCCGTCCCTAACCGGCGAGGGACTGCAGGCACCATCCCTGTGGGACACGGAGGTGGCCGCGCTCCTCCTTGGCGATGAGAGGGTTTCCCTTCAGGCCGTGATCTCTAACGACCAGGACATTCAGTTAGCCAAGGAGCACTCCAACTCCGACTGGTCGGCCCGTCCCCTGGCCCCGGCCCTCCTGTCCTACGCGGCACTGGACGTCGAGCTCCTCATCGAGGAACGCAAGATTCAGATGGAGCGTCTGGAGGAGATCGGCCGCATGGAGTGGATGGTTCAAGAGTGCAATCATCTGCTGACCGCTCCCCCAAAGAAGATCAATCCTGAGCCCTGGCGCAAGATCGCCTCATCTCAGCGGATCAGGGACCCGCGCGGCCTCTCCATCCTTCGTGAACTCTGGTGGGAACGCGACGAGATTGCAAAGGCACGCGACGTGGGCCCGGAGAAGGTCCTACCGGCACGAGCCCTTGGTGCACTTGCGGCATCCATGCCCAAGAGCGTCGAGGAAGTGCGTTCTTCTTCGGCGGTCCGTTCCAGGTCCCGCCAGGTTCTCATTGAGCGCTGGTGGGAAGCTATTGAGCGGGGCTGGGAAAGCAAGGATCTTCCCGGCCGCCACGCGGCCACGAAGGACGGCCTGCCGGACGTGCGTAACTGGAAGAACCAGAACCCCGAGGCTGCGCGCCGCTGGGACATTGTTCGCCCCACCGTTCTCGCACGCGCTGAGGAAATCGGTATCCGCCAGGAAGTCCTGCTCAAGCCCGCTATCCAGCGTGACCTGGCGTGGACAGGGTGGAACACCGTGGATCAGATGGTCGAGGTCCTCTACCGATCGGGAGCTCGACCCTGGCAGATAGAAGAGGTCGCAATCAGGCTTCCTCGAAGTGGTGAAGACGAATAG